AGCCCAGATGTCGGTCTCCAAATTTGTGTCAGGCTGCATACAACCAATTTGCTATTTTTAAATAATTTATAGTCCATTTGCAAAATCTTAAGGAATTTATTGCACACCATTTTCTTTTTTTAGTATACAGACCATTTTCTTCGCAGGACCAGGGTTCAAATTTGAAAGAAATTTCTTAAATTTCGCAAATTTGGTCGGATCCAACATATTTTTAATCAAGAAATTTCAGGCCATATTAAAATTATGTCAAAATAAATTTCAACGAGTTTAAAATCCACATGAAGTCAAAAAATTCTTTAAAAACAAAATTTAAAACTATTTTCCCATTTGTTGTGTTTTTTATATTTTACAACCTATTTGATATTACGTTTAAGATTACATCCCATTTTCTCGCGAGGCCGAATGCATCCGCCCTCATCTTAAGATTTGCAGCCTAGTACGGCGGAGAAAAGCAAGTTGGCCTGGGTTGGGTATTCTTATTTTTTTCGAAATGCACGTCTTTGCTCGGCTGGGTATTCTTACTATATTGTGATCGATTATACATGGTGGTTGGAAGAAAATAACAAGTTCATACCAAAAGATCTAGAAAATAGAAAGTTCATACCAAAAGATCCTTAATAACAATACCAACTTGCACACGACCAGATAGAACTAGTACCAAACTAACTTATAATCTTCTTAGTCATGCCCTCGTATTCGTCTCGTAGAAGATCTTGCAAACGaaccgctcctcctcctcctgctcgagATACCTGAAGTGGTAGTGATGCATCACCCAATTGGTCCTCTGTTGGTCGAAGTTTTGTTTGTGTGCATCACCAGAACCTTCTTGTAGTCCTTCTGTCGGTCGTTGACCATCACCAGAAGAGTATTTCAGTCATGTGCAACTTCGCATGCAAACCGCCCTTCGTTAGTATTTTGTAACGCATCCGTGTGCCGCTTTTGAACGCACTGTTGTTGCGCCGGAAGAGATGCTTGTTTTGGCCACTCTGCGTGGCACATGCGGTATAGGACAAATACAATCCCTGGATAGCATACCTCATAAATTTGTAAAAAGAAATGAATATATTTGTGCGAGTAGACTGTCGATCGGTGTCACTCGGCTAGAAGTTTCTTGAGATGTGTTTAGCATATATCGTGCTCGCTATTAGTGGTGGGTATGAAAAAATCGATGAGAGGGTGAGATCTAGCGCTACCATCACTCACTTTGGCCTCAAGGTGCTCCATGAGCTCCTGATCCGTGGGATCAAACTTGATGCCAGCTGGCAGCCCCTCCCAGTCCTTCTTGGACTTGCAGCGGTTAATTGCAGTTAAATCCTACTCAATACAAGGCATCCCCAAAGCGGATTGTTGAACCTGTCTGCGTCCGTTTAGATTGTGCGGTCCAAACATGTTTTGTCATTCAGGCATGTATCAATTCGTTGACCGATGTGGACGCGCTTTTTTCCGCAAGTTGAAAGCAAACTAGGGGCTTTTTGCGAGTCCACGCAGCAGCCACGTAGGACTCCGCCACCCTCTGCCCACTCAAATCCCCTCCCGATCCCATTCTCTTTCACTCTGCCCCTGCTCCCCCTTGCTTTGCATCCGCGTCCTCCTCCTTTGATGTCAATGATGTACCTCTTCGGCCAGCACATAGGCATTGTCGAGCGTCCGCAACCACCACCAATACGCCCGCTTGCATTGCACTACGACACCGTCCATCCAGGATCCGTCTGCAACCATGTACCTTCTATCCCCCGTTGACAACGTCCATGCCGACCACCACGCTTGATAGGTGTTCGATCAAATGTCATTGAGCTTATTTTCAAACTTCGTATCATTTTTTAAGTACAAATGATGGTGGGATACTCAAGTTGTGCGATGCGTAGTTTGTTGATTGATTCATTGGTTTACTCAATGTTGCTTGTACACGTTGTCATAATGTACCATGAGATAGAGGACAGATCAGTTACGTGTACCATGAGATAGAGGACAGATCAGTTACGTGTACCATGAGATAGAGGACAGATCATTGAGGCTTAAGGTTTATAAAGAACTTGTTGACCATCCAGCTAATCTCGTTAAATTTGAACCATCTCACATTGAATTTGAACTATTATCTACTAAATTTATTTGCATGCTATCTAtggaagatttattcttttttctATCCAAACTTTAATGAATTATATCATGTTTGATAAATTGTGTCCGGTTAATTGAAATGTTGTCATGTTTGTTTAATTTCATCCAGTTATTGAAACAATGTTTGAAATGTATGCTGGTAGAGTTAGATGGCCTCTCTCGTATCCATATCCACAGATTGTTCTCCCTCTCACTGTACGCAAACGGATGTCTCAGAGTTGGGCATGCCCTTCTAGTCATTCTAGTGAGTGATTTTATGGGGATATGGGTCAGGATAGGGCGCGTTCCGTTCCATTAAAAAAAACAATCACTCCTGCTGGTTAGCTGCATTGCCAAAGATACAAATGAAAAAGGAACAAATATATGAAAACATAACAAACAAAATTATTCGCCAAAGAAAAGAAGATGTGACTCAACTTGAAGGATGGCATCAAATGCAGGCCAAAAGCAAGAAAGAACAGAGGATATGTGGCGCGGCATACATGCACTCAATTCAAGATAATCCTAGTAAAACTTAAGTTGACCTTGTCAGCTGTACATGCATGTTAAGTTCGAGAAAGACAGATGAGCCCTATCTTAAGCCTGCCACTTAGGGGGCAGTCATGTCACCCCTCTTTTTCTCAATATCTGCTCACTGTATCTGTTGTAAAGACCTGCAGAAGTGACTATATGAATTAATGGAAAAAGAGAATCTTACCGAAGCTACAAACATCAATAACAGTATTGCATCAACAAGACCTATGAAATGTAGACCACAGATTTACTTGCCATTTTTTCCTAACAAAAAGATCAGGTACATTTGCAAGTCTAATGCATAAAATCGTATTTAGACATACATATTACAAAATTAGCACATTAACAGTACCAACATTCCAAGGTTATCGTAGAAATGTCTCACGAAGCAATAGTTGTAATCCTTGAACCAAAATATCTTGTCTTTCTTTTTTCAACATGTACAGGCCACCATCATATATTTGCAGTGTAGTAACAAAAAAGCAGCACCTAGCAATATGAACTGTGCAATTCATGACGGCTAGGATGCTAACCTGTTCCAGAGGTCGTCTAACAATATCATAGAAGAGGTGCTCATAATAGCTTGTCTCCATCCAGAACTGGACAAACATACAATCAATAAACAATGATTAGACTAAAATACAAATGTTTTTCAGTTATGCAAACTTTCCATCTTCCACCACTCATCCTACGCGGTTTGAGACAACTTAAAATGCTCGAAATGTTGTACAACAGTATAAAATTCTGTACCTCTTCGCAACTTTCAATCCACCTGTCACATACTTCATCAACAACCTAATAGAAGCAATCAATAAGCTGTCTAGTTCATTGATGTTGAACTGCAAAAAGGGGAAATAGTCTACCTCACTAAAAGCGGCCTGCTGAGAGCTACCCTTGCGCATCAAGATTGAACGATAATCCTGAGATTAGTTGCAATTCATACTTAGCATTAGTGCCAACTTGAAATACAGGAGAATAAGTCATTAAAGATCATACAATAATTCCTCTGATCACATAGTATTTGGGGAGGTGACGCCCAGTAAAAACTTCGTTGTTGAATTTATCTACACGTTCTGAAAAGATCTTATTCTCCTGCAGCAAGCAAACAATTAGTGCATGATAGATAAACATGGAATAACAAAATTGTCATTGTAGGAAGTACCCAATCAACAGAATTATTGGCAGTGTTGAAAAAGCCTTTTTCTTCAAGCTCCTTCACCAAAGCCCCGAGTTGACGTTTCAGCTGAAATATTTAATATGCATTCAGAAAAATGCCAAAGCAAAACAAATATTTACTACTGCGTATTATATGGGGAGCTGGTGATGATGGTGCGTGAAGACCTCTCCTCTTGCACCAGACATGTGGACCATCACAACAAAAACTGGAAGGTGCAGACTATGAACGCATGATTGAAGGTATATGATCTTCCATCATTTGTAAGATATATaaccatatactccctccgtttcttgatataaggtgtatagtttttgagaaaaaatccaaaatataAGGTATGTTGCGTAGCACCACTCGTTTGGATATTTGTTTTAGGGATTTGATTACATTTCCATATATCAGGCAAGCTCCTCTATTTTCTGATGGCAATTATTCCGATGTAATCTCACCCAACACTTGTGAAATTTTCCCTCCACGTGCGTTCATTAATTTCCGTGCGAAAAACAATACACccaatatttaggaatggagggagcatGACGAACCAGATAGCAATTTAAAGCAAAGAACAAGATTTTcaattgagggggggggggggggggggggtccctaGAGAAGATGAACACTCATGATTTAAATGGTTTAACTTCCAAAATGACGCTGGGAAGATAGTAAATAAAGTTGTTTTAACAACACATCACCATAAATTGCATGAAATATTATTTTGCATACCGGCTCATTCTTTATGAGGGTTCTTAAACATTCAGAATATGTGATAACTTGATGCTGGATGTTCACAAGCTCATCTCTCCGCTATAAAGAGGAGCAACTTGTTAATGCAATAttaaaaataaagtaaaaaagtCATGAGCTGTAAAATGAACAATTAGCACCTCCAAAGATAACTTTATGAGTTCATGGTGCAAATCTGAAAGCTGCATTCTCACCATCTCGTCCTGAACAAGATCCTTTACAAAGTCATCCTGTGAATCATAAGTACAATTTTAAAAATGTGTAGAACTGCATTGTGCTACATTTAGGGCGCGGACAATTACCTTCGAAGATCTAAACTCATCCATACAGCCATCTAGCACACCAGAAGCCAAATGTCCGTCGAACTTTTTATGCAAGTGTATTTGCTCGATTGCGAAATAATACTGAAAAAGAAACAAGTTCCATTAAAAAATCAAgaagaccacctcggtcaaatttctatttttcatggGTTTATGGTTTGCATGAAGCAACCACCAACGACCTAGGTGCAGGATTTGAATCAGTTTGACAGAAAAGAGCAAACTAGTCCTTATAAAGAATGGTTCTGTTGACAGAAGAAGTTGATTAATATGAAACCATCTTTTAACCAGATTCTAGATGGATTTCATAGGGTGTTGACATGCAATAGACTGTTATCTGCTAGAAATTTTTTGAAGGGACATTCCACCAAGGAAATGGAAACAACAGCTCCTCATGGGGTGTAACAGTCCTTGGAGGTACACCAGCCAGCACATCAGCTCATCTAAAGATAGTTATCTCTTGAGGAGTTTAGGCCATTTCCAGATGATGGTTGTCTCGAGGAGTTTAGGCCATTTTCAGATAGATTGTTATTATTAAACTTGGTAGTTACAAATTTAGCCAAGTTAATAAGGACATGACTACTTGTATTAAAGTCTCTCCTGGTAAGGCTGTATTATCCTCGAtttaagcaagcaagaaaccaaacAAATCTGCAATTCTACATTCCAGTCTCTCTTTATCCCCCACCCTTGTGGTGCTGCTAAAAGCAAAAGGTACAATCGCACCTCGGGGTCGGGGCTTC
This genomic stretch from Hordeum vulgare subsp. vulgare chromosome 6H, MorexV3_pseudomolecules_assembly, whole genome shotgun sequence harbors:
- the LOC123404260 gene encoding uncharacterized protein LOC123404260 isoform X3 gives rise to the protein MDLLLRIVDQYTYANEREQCQQVVPDTSDFESHLQPYADVYFESKLKEKKYYFAIEQIHLHKKFDGHLASGVLDGCMDEFRSSKDDFVKDLVQDEMVRMQLSDLHHELIKLSLERRDELVNIQHQVITYSECLRTLIKNEPLKRQLGALVKELEEKGFFNTANNSVDWENKIFSERVDKFNNEVFTGRHLPKYYVIRGIIDYRSILMRKGSSQQAAFSEVVDEVCDRWIESCEEFWMETSYYEHLFYDIVRRPLEQVFTTDTVSRY
- the LOC123404260 gene encoding uncharacterized protein LOC123404260 isoform X2; translation: MDLLLRIVDQYTYANEREQCQQVVPDTSDFESHLQPYADVYFESKLKEKKYYFAIEQIHLHKKFDGHLASGVLDGCMDEFRSSKDEMVRMQLSDLHHELIKLSLERRDELVNIQHQVITYSECLRTLIKNEPLKRQLGALVKELEEKGFFNTANNSVDWENKIFSERVDKFNNEVFTGRHLPKYYVIRGIIDYRSILMRKGSSQQAAFSEVDYFPFLQFNINELDSLLIASIRLLMKYVTGGLKVAKSSGWRQAIMSTSSMILLDDLWNRSLQQIQ
- the LOC123404260 gene encoding uncharacterized protein LOC123404260 isoform X1, whose amino-acid sequence is MDLLLRIVDQYTYANEREQCQQVVPDTSDFESHLQPYADVYFESKLKEKKYYFAIEQIHLHKKFDGHLASGVLDGCMDEFRSSKDDFVKDLVQDEMVRMQLSDLHHELIKLSLERRDELVNIQHQVITYSECLRTLIKNEPLKRQLGALVKELEEKGFFNTANNSVDWENKIFSERVDKFNNEVFTGRHLPKYYVIRGIIDYRSILMRKGSSQQAAFSEVDYFPFLQFNINELDSLLIASIRLLMKYVTGGLKVAKSSGWRQAIMSTSSMILLDDLWNRSLQQIQ